The following are from one region of the Ochotona princeps isolate mOchPri1 chromosome 15, mOchPri1.hap1, whole genome shotgun sequence genome:
- the LOC131482005 gene encoding olfactory receptor 10H1-like translates to MAWSGSDGAIGVTLTGLQFLMVNVRVECVVNKLDWTAVSVGVAAIMVLNYTSVSEFILVGFSSFPHFQLIFFMLFLLMYLFTLLGNLLIMATIWSEHSLHTPMYFFLCALSISEILYTFAIIPRMLADLLFTHSSSITFMACASQMFFSFMFGFTHSFLLTVMGYDRYVAICQPLRYNVLMRPHGCACLVAWSWAGGSVIGMVVTMSVFHLTFCGSNVIHHFFCHVPPLLKLACGHEALVVAKSMGLMCVTALLGCFFLILLSYVFIVTTILKIPSIAGQYKAFSTCASHLTVVVVHYGFASVIYLKPNASQSLEGESLMGITYTVLTPFLSPIIFSLRNKELKIAMKKSFFNKLFPQNS, encoded by the exons atgGCTTGGAGCGGGTCTGATGGGGCTATTGGAGTCACTctaactgggctgcagttcctgatGGTGaatgtgagggtcgagtgtgtggtgAACAAGTTGGATTGGACTGCAGTATCCGTTG GTGTGGCTGCCATTATGGTGCTAAACTACACGTCCGTGTCTGAATTCATCCTCGTGGGCTTCTCTTCTTTCCCCCATTTTCAGCTCATTTTCTTCATGCTGTTCCTGCTGATGTATCTGTTCACACTGCTGGGGAACCTGCTCATCATGGCCACCATCTGGAGTGAACACAGCCTGCAtacacccatgtacttcttcctttgTGCCCTTTCCATATCTGAGATTCTGTACACCTTTGCCATCATCCCACGCATGTTAGCAGATCTGCTCTTCACCCACAGCTCCTCCATCACTTTTATGGCTTGTGCTAGCCAAATGTTCTTCTCCTTCATGTTTGGTTTCACTCACTCTTTCCTGCTCACTGTCATGGGCTATGACCGCTATGTTGCCATTTGTCAGCCTCTGCGCTACAATGTGCTCATGAGACCCCATGGCTGTGCCTGCCTGGTAGCCTGGTCTTGGGCTGGTGGCTCAGTCATTGGTATGGTGGTGACAATGTCTGTATTCCATCTGACTTTCTGTGGATCCAATGTGATCCACCACTTCTTTTGCCATGTACCACCTTTGCTGAAGTTGGCTTGTGGACATGAGGCGCTGGTGGTTGCCAAGAGTATGGGCCTGATGTGCGTCACAGCTCTGTTGGGCTGCTTCTTCCTCATCCTTCTATCCTATGTCTTCATTGTAACCACTATCTTGAAAATACCATCAATTGCGGGTCAGTACAAAGCCTTCTCTACCTGTGCGTCCCACCTTACTGTGGTGGTTGTGCATTATGGCTTTGCCTCTGTCATCTACCTCAAGCCCAATGCTTCACAGTCTCTGGAAGGAGAGTCTCTGATGGGCATAACCTACACAGTCCTCACTCCCTTCCTCAGCCCTATCATCTTCAGCCTCAGGAACAAGGAGCTGAAGATTGCCATGAAGAAAAGCTTCTTCAACAAACTCTTTCCCCAGAACTCCTAA